From a single Plasmodium sp. gorilla clade G2 genome assembly, contig: PADLG01_00_22, whole genome shotgun sequence genomic region:
- a CDS encoding acyl-CoA binding protein, putative, producing MAELFEESVSFINSVPKNVNLPNNIKLNLYKYYKQGTIGNCNIKEPSKFKVYDRRKYEAWKSVENLNKEDAKKRYVELVTELFPYWQNEE from the coding sequence ATGGCAGAACTTTTTGAGGAAAGTGTTTCCTTTATTAATAGTGTACctaaaaatgtaaatttaCCTAACAATATTAAGTTAaatttgtataaatattataaacagGGTACAATAGGTAATTGTAATATAAAGGAACCAAGCAAATTTAAAGTTTATGATAGAAGAAAGTATGAAGCTTGGAAATCTgtagaaaatttaaataaagaagatgCAAAAAAGAGATACGTTGAACTTGTTACTGAGTTGTTTCCCTACTGGCAAAACGAGGAATAA